Proteins from one Rhinopithecus roxellana isolate Shanxi Qingling chromosome 18, ASM756505v1, whole genome shotgun sequence genomic window:
- the TRIM13 gene encoding E3 ubiquitin-protein ligase TRIM13: MELLEEDLTCPICCSLFDDPRVLPCSHNFCKKCLEGILEGSVRNSLWRPAPFKCPTCRKETSATGINSLQVNYSLKGIVEKYNKIKISPKMPVCKGHLGQPLNIFCLTDMQLICGICATRGDHTKHVFCSIEDAYAQERDAFESLFQSFETWRRGDALSRLDTLETSKRKSLQLLTKDSDKVKEFFEKLQHTLDQKKNEILSDFETMKLAVMQAYDPEINKLNTILQEQRMAFNIAEAFKDVSEPIVFLQQMQEFREKIKVIKETPLPPSNLPASPLMKNFDTSQWEDIKLVDVDKLSLPQDTGTFINKIPWSFYKLFLLVLLLGLVVLFGPTMFLEWSLFDDLATWKDCLSNFSSYLTKSVDFIEQSVFYWEQVTDGFFIFNERFKNFTLVVLNNAAEFVCKYKLL, translated from the coding sequence ATGGAGCTGCTTGAAGAAGATCTCACGTGCCCTATTTGTTGTAGTCTGTTTGATGATCCACGGGTTTTGCCTTGCTCCCACAACTTCTGCAAAAAATGCTTAGAAGGGATCTTAGAGGGGAGTGTGCGGAATTCCTTGTGGAGACCAGCTCCTTTCAAGTGTCCTACGTGCCGTAAGGAAACTTCAGCTACTGGAATTAATAGCCTGCAGGTTAATTACTCCCTGAAGGGTATTGTGGAAAAGTATAACAAGATCAAGATCTCTCCCAAAATGCCAGTATGCAAAGGACACTTGGGACAGCCTCTCAACATTTTCTGCCTGACTGATATGCAGCTGATTTGTGGGATCTGTGCTACTCGTGGGGACCACACCAAGCACGTCTTCTGTTCTATTGAAGATGCCTATGCTCAAGAAAGGGATGCCTTTGAGTCCCTCTTCCAGAGCTTTGAGACCTGGCGTCGGGGAGATGCTCTTTCTCGCTTGGATACCTTGGAAACTAGTAAGAGGAAATCCCTACAGTTACTGACTAAAGATTCAGATAAAGTGAAGGAATTTTTTGAGAAGTTACAACACACATTGGatcaaaagaagaatgaaattctgtctgaCTTTGAGACCATGAAACTTGCTGTTATGCAAGCATATGATCCAGAGATCAACAAACTCAACACCATCTTGCAGGAGCAACGGATGGCCTTTAACATTGCTGAGGCTTTCAAAGATGTGTCAGAACCCATTGTATTTCTGCAACAGATGCAGGAGTTCAGGGAGAAAATCAAAGTAATCAAGGAAACTCCTTTACCTCCCTCTAATTTGCCTGCAAGCCCCTTAATGAAGAACTTTGATACTAGTCAATGGGAAGACATAAAGCTAGTTGATGTGGATAAACTTTCTTTGCCTCAAGACACTGGCACATTCATTAACAAGATTCCCTGGAGCTTTTATAAGTTATTTTTGCTAGTCCTTCTGCTTGGCCTTGTCGTTCTCTTTGGTCCTACCATGTTCCTAGAATGGTCATTATTTGATGACCTGGCAACTTGGAAAGACTGTCTTTCAAACTTTAGTTCCTATCTGACTAAATCAGTCGATTTTATAGAACAATCAGTTTTTTACTGGGAACAGGTGACAGATGggtttttcattttcaatgaaaGATTCAAGAATTTTACGTTGGTGGTACTGAACAATGCGGCAGAATTTGTGTGCAAATATAAACTATTATAA